A portion of the Syntrophaceae bacterium genome contains these proteins:
- a CDS encoding tyrosine--tRNA ligase, translating into MKSVYDVLAERGFIEQVTDEAEARRILAGEKVTCYIGFDPTATSLHIGSLVPIMSLAHMQRSGHRPIALVGGGTAMIGDPSGKTEMRQVLSREKVEENAEAIKRQLSQYLDFGEGRALLVNNADWLLPLKYIEFLRDIGRHFSVNRMLAAESYRMRLETGLNFIEFNYMLLQAYDFLYLFQKEGCLFQMGGNDQWGNIVAGIDLIRRVEGKQAYGITFPLITTSVGTKMGKTEKGTVWLDSALTSPHEYYQYWINSTDEDVERFMALFTFLPIEEVREVRKLSDADLNKAKAVLAFEATKVTHGEEAAVAAWRAASAAFGTKPVEASLFPSSTIPREKAEADVSAIPAVVKRREDFGDGIPAFELFHEVGLCRSRAEARRNLEQGGGYVNGEPIKTFDEKIGLWHITSNGEILLRKGKKTYFRIVVR; encoded by the coding sequence ATGAAGAGCGTCTACGATGTACTGGCGGAGAGAGGCTTCATCGAGCAGGTGACCGACGAGGCCGAGGCCCGCCGGATCCTGGCCGGCGAGAAGGTGACCTGCTACATCGGGTTCGACCCGACGGCAACGAGCCTCCACATCGGGAGCCTCGTGCCCATCATGTCCCTTGCCCACATGCAGCGAAGCGGCCATAGGCCCATCGCGCTGGTCGGCGGAGGGACGGCCATGATCGGCGACCCCAGCGGCAAGACCGAGATGCGCCAGGTCCTCTCGAGGGAGAAGGTCGAAGAAAACGCCGAGGCCATCAAGAGGCAGCTCTCCCAATACCTGGATTTCGGGGAGGGGAGGGCCCTGCTGGTCAACAACGCGGACTGGCTGCTGCCGCTCAAATACATCGAGTTCCTCCGGGACATCGGGCGTCACTTCAGCGTCAACCGGATGCTGGCGGCCGAGAGCTACCGGATGCGCCTCGAGACAGGTCTGAACTTTATCGAGTTCAACTACATGCTGCTTCAGGCCTATGATTTCCTTTATCTTTTTCAGAAAGAGGGCTGTCTCTTCCAGATGGGCGGCAACGACCAGTGGGGCAACATCGTGGCCGGCATCGACCTCATACGCCGCGTCGAGGGGAAGCAGGCCTACGGCATCACCTTCCCCCTGATCACCACGTCCGTCGGGACCAAGATGGGCAAGACCGAGAAGGGGACGGTATGGCTCGACAGCGCCCTGACCTCGCCCCACGAGTACTACCAGTACTGGATCAACTCGACGGACGAGGACGTGGAGCGGTTCATGGCCCTCTTCACCTTCCTGCCCATCGAGGAGGTCCGGGAGGTGCGCAAGCTCAGCGATGCCGACCTCAACAAGGCCAAGGCGGTGCTGGCCTTCGAGGCCACGAAGGTCACCCACGGGGAAGAGGCGGCCGTCGCGGCCTGGCGGGCCGCATCGGCGGCCTTCGGGACGAAGCCCGTGGAGGCCTCGCTCTTCCCGTCGAGCACGATTCCCCGCGAAAAGGCCGAGGCCGACGTGTCGGCCATCCCCGCCGTGGTAAAGCGCCGGGAGGACTTCGGGGACGGCATCCCCGCCTTCGAGCTCTTCCACGAGGTGGGCCTCTGCCGGTCCCGCGCCGAGGCCCGACGAAACCTCGAGCAGGGCGGGGGCTACGTCAATGGGGAGCCGATAAAAACATTTGACGAGAAAATCGGTTTGTGGCATATTACGAGCAACGGTGAGATTCTCCTGAGAAAAGGAAAGAAGACGTACTTCCGAATCGTCGTCCGCTAG
- a CDS encoding TIGR00282 family metallophosphoesterase gives MQILFIGDIVGRPGRRAVRELLPGLVRERGIDLVVANGENAAAGFGITRDTVDELLECGIHVLTTGNHVWDKREVLGFIDEYPNLLRPANYPEACPGIGHAVVHTAAGNPVAVVSLAGRVFMHPADCPFRTVKGLLEGLRRQTPVIIVDMHAEATSEKQSMGWYLDGEASAVLGSHTHVQTADETILPGGTAYISDVGMTGPHNSVIGIEKAMIIDRFLTGMPCRFEVARGDTRLQGVVVAVDPQNGRARSIERVNVRIKE, from the coding sequence ATGCAGATCCTGTTCATCGGGGATATTGTCGGGCGGCCGGGGCGCCGCGCCGTGCGGGAGCTCCTGCCGGGGCTCGTGAGAGAACGCGGCATCGATCTGGTCGTGGCCAACGGCGAAAATGCCGCCGCGGGCTTCGGCATCACGCGGGACACCGTGGACGAGCTCCTGGAATGCGGGATTCACGTGCTCACCACGGGAAACCACGTCTGGGACAAGAGAGAAGTCCTGGGCTTCATCGACGAGTACCCGAACCTCCTGCGGCCCGCCAACTATCCCGAGGCCTGCCCCGGGATCGGCCATGCCGTCGTGCATACGGCCGCGGGGAATCCCGTCGCGGTGGTGAGCCTCGCAGGACGGGTCTTCATGCACCCCGCCGACTGTCCCTTCCGCACGGTCAAAGGCCTTCTGGAGGGCCTCCGGCGGCAGACGCCCGTCATCATTGTGGACATGCACGCCGAGGCCACCTCGGAGAAACAGTCCATGGGCTGGTACCTGGACGGGGAAGCCAGCGCCGTCCTGGGAAGCCACACACACGTTCAGACCGCGGACGAGACGATCCTTCCGGGGGGCACGGCCTACATCTCCGACGTGGGCATGACGGGACCGCACAACTCGGTCATCGGCATCGAGAAAGCGATGATCATCGACCGGTTCCTCACGGGGATGCCCTGCCGCTTCGAGGTCGCCCGCGGCGACACCCGCCTCCAGGGTGTCGTCGTTGCGGTGGACCCGCAGAACGGGAGGGCCCGGTCCATCGAGCGGGTGAATGTGAGAATCAAGGAATAA
- the rny gene encoding ribonuclease Y: MDFLPVIIAIASLIAGIAFGYLIRKMITREMQSSENLAVRIVEEAKKEADNIKKEAVLQAKESLLKTKAEFEREARDRKAELDKLEARLRSKEENQEKRIDMLVQKESNIENREKALQQKESALQEKHERLNRIIDDQKEKLEKIAGLTAEEAKAQLIQSLEAEAKREAAILIRKAEEEAKRIADKKAQEILAYSIQRYAGDFVAESTVSVVSLPTDEMKGRIIGREGRNIRAIEAATGVDLIIDDTPEAVVLSAFDPVRREVAKISLERLISDGRIHPGRIEEVVRKVQSEVDKIIQETGERASFDVGAHDIHPELITLLGKLKYRSSFSQNVLQHSIEVAHLTGMMASELGLDVREAKRAGLLHDIGKAVDHKLEGTHAELGAEYAKRFGEHERIVEAIATHHDDGRNNSILGVLVQVADTLSAARPGARREMLETYVKRLQELEGIAKSFNGVESCFAIQAGREIRILVQNDKISDDESLILCKDIVKKIESELTYPGQIKVTVIRETRVTDFAR; encoded by the coding sequence TTGGACTTTTTACCTGTCATCATCGCCATCGCATCGCTGATCGCCGGTATCGCCTTCGGATACCTGATCCGGAAGATGATCACGCGGGAAATGCAGTCCTCCGAGAATCTTGCCGTCCGGATCGTCGAGGAGGCCAAGAAGGAGGCCGACAACATCAAGAAGGAGGCGGTTCTCCAGGCCAAGGAGAGCCTGCTGAAGACGAAGGCCGAGTTCGAGCGGGAGGCGCGGGACCGCAAGGCCGAGCTCGACAAGCTCGAGGCGCGCCTGCGCTCCAAGGAGGAGAACCAGGAAAAGCGGATCGACATGCTCGTACAGAAGGAGAGCAACATCGAGAACCGCGAGAAGGCCCTCCAGCAGAAGGAAAGCGCGCTGCAGGAGAAGCACGAGCGCCTCAACCGGATCATCGATGACCAGAAGGAGAAGCTCGAAAAGATCGCCGGGCTCACGGCCGAGGAGGCCAAGGCCCAGCTCATCCAGTCCCTCGAGGCGGAGGCCAAGCGCGAGGCGGCCATCCTCATCCGAAAGGCCGAAGAGGAGGCCAAGCGCATCGCAGACAAGAAGGCCCAGGAGATCCTCGCCTACTCCATCCAGCGCTACGCCGGGGATTTCGTGGCCGAGAGCACCGTGTCGGTGGTCAGTCTCCCGACGGACGAAATGAAGGGCCGGATCATCGGCCGCGAGGGCCGCAACATCCGCGCCATCGAGGCCGCCACGGGGGTCGATCTGATCATCGACGACACGCCGGAGGCCGTGGTGCTCTCCGCCTTCGATCCCGTGCGCAGGGAGGTGGCGAAGATCTCCCTCGAGCGCCTCATCAGCGACGGCCGGATCCACCCGGGCCGCATCGAGGAAGTGGTCCGCAAGGTGCAGAGCGAGGTGGACAAGATCATCCAGGAGACGGGGGAGCGGGCCTCCTTCGACGTCGGGGCGCATGACATCCATCCCGAGCTCATCACCTTGCTCGGCAAGCTGAAGTACCGCTCCAGCTTCTCCCAGAACGTTCTCCAGCACTCCATCGAGGTGGCCCACCTGACGGGCATGATGGCCTCGGAGCTGGGGCTCGATGTGCGGGAAGCGAAGCGGGCCGGGCTGCTGCACGACATCGGCAAGGCCGTGGACCACAAGCTGGAGGGCACGCACGCCGAGCTCGGGGCCGAGTACGCCAAGCGCTTCGGGGAGCACGAGCGCATCGTCGAGGCCATCGCGACCCATCACGACGACGGCCGCAACAACAGCATCCTGGGCGTCCTCGTGCAGGTGGCGGACACCCTCTCGGCGGCCCGCCCGGGCGCCCGCAGGGAGATGCTCGAGACCTACGTGAAGCGGCTCCAGGAACTCGAAGGTATCGCCAAGTCCTTCAACGGCGTCGAGTCGTGCTTCGCCATCCAGGCGGGCCGGGAAATCCGGATCCTTGTGCAGAACGACAAGATCTCCGATGACGAATCCCTCATCCTCTGCAAGGACATCGTCAAGAAGATCGAGTCCGAACTGACCTACCCGGGTCAGATCAAGGTGACCGTCATCCGGGAAACGAGGGTGACGGACTTCGCGAGATAA
- the zapB gene encoding cell division protein ZapB: MELVKFRELEQRIKGLVEEHQALRKRLKELEELVEIKSGEVREANSKIAKLNEERDSVRQKVDTLLDLLEDINASEQTSGLLFEKKV, translated from the coding sequence GTGGAACTCGTCAAGTTCAGGGAACTCGAGCAGAGGATAAAGGGACTCGTCGAGGAACATCAGGCACTGAGGAAGAGATTAAAGGAGTTAGAAGAGCTAGTCGAAATAAAGAGCGGAGAAGTCAGGGAGGCAAACAGCAAGATCGCCAAACTCAACGAGGAAAGGGATTCCGTCAGACAGAAGGTGGACACGCTACTGGATTTGCTGGAGGATATAAACGCATCAGAGCAGACATCGGGGTTGTTGTTTGAAAAAAAGGTTTGA
- the dusB gene encoding tRNA dihydrouridine synthase DusB, translating to MKIAALDLPNNLILAPLAGISDLPFRTIVRRFGCGLCYTEMVSADGIVRGQRKTLDLLRSGPGDRPLTAQIFGSDPGVLAAAASIIEERGLADAVDINMGCPVKPVIRRGAGAALMRDPGRVRLIVREARRSVRIPLTVKIRAGWSPKEKNALEIARIAEGEGADAIAVHPRTALQGFGGRSDWSVIAEVKAALKIPVIGNGDVATPGDASALLGQTGCDGIMIGRGALGNPWIFRNTLRHLAGEGIELANLDEKRSVIGEHLELSVARYGELTGIKSFRKHLFWYTRGLRGSAAFRKGAGTITGKDNVLAAVSAYFQTLGDREPAEKKPLDFLEKLNISFNQSTTFSRPDPGGTEER from the coding sequence ATGAAAATCGCAGCCCTCGATCTGCCCAACAACCTCATCCTGGCCCCGCTGGCGGGGATTTCGGACCTTCCGTTCCGGACGATCGTCCGGCGCTTCGGCTGCGGTCTGTGCTACACGGAGATGGTCAGCGCCGACGGGATCGTGCGGGGACAGAGGAAGACCCTCGACCTGCTGCGCAGCGGCCCGGGCGACCGGCCCCTGACCGCCCAGATCTTCGGGTCCGATCCCGGCGTGCTGGCCGCGGCGGCTTCGATCATCGAAGAACGGGGGCTTGCGGACGCCGTGGACATCAACATGGGCTGCCCCGTGAAGCCCGTGATCCGCAGGGGTGCCGGCGCGGCCCTGATGCGGGACCCCGGGCGGGTCCGCCTCATCGTTCGGGAGGCTCGCCGCTCCGTCCGGATCCCCCTGACCGTCAAGATTCGGGCAGGCTGGTCGCCGAAGGAGAAAAACGCCCTCGAGATCGCCCGGATCGCCGAGGGGGAAGGCGCCGACGCCATTGCCGTTCACCCGCGGACGGCCCTGCAGGGGTTCGGCGGGCGGTCGGACTGGTCCGTGATCGCCGAGGTCAAGGCGGCCTTGAAAATCCCGGTCATCGGCAACGGGGACGTCGCGACCCCCGGGGATGCCTCGGCCCTGCTCGGGCAGACGGGGTGCGACGGGATCATGATCGGGCGGGGGGCCCTGGGGAACCCCTGGATCTTCCGGAACACGCTCAGGCACCTGGCAGGCGAGGGCATCGAACTTGCAAACCTCGATGAAAAGCGCTCGGTCATCGGGGAGCATCTCGAATTGTCCGTTGCGCGATACGGGGAACTCACGGGCATAAAGAGTTTCCGGAAGCACCTGTTCTGGTACACCAGGGGGCTCAGGGGGAGCGCGGCCTTCCGGAAGGGAGCGGGGACGATTACCGGAAAGGACAATGTTCTCGCGGCCGTTTCGGCCTACTTCCAGACCCTCGGGGACAGGGAACCGGCAGAGAAAAAGCCGCTTGACTTTTTGGAAAAATTGAACATAAGCTTCAATCAAAGCACGACTTTTTCCCGGCCGGATCCGGGAGGCACGGAGGAGAGGTAG
- a CDS encoding phosphoglucosamine mutase, whose product MAETERTLFGTDGIRGVANRHPMTPALMLRAGMAVASLYRNAARRHRILIGRDTRLSGPMIEDALAAGICSMGVDALTVGVLPTPAVAFLTQDMKADAAIMISASHNPFEDNGIKIFQGNGLKLPDAAEARIEALMASGSLGESAPSGASIGRTREIAGAEGRYAVFLKNAFPKTLSLEGLRVVVDCAHGAGYRIAPLVLEELGAEVIPIANSPDGKNINLKCGATHPDAVAAAVRRHRAHAGIALDGDADRVIFADEKGGVVDGDHLMAICALDMKARRQLRKNTVVATVMSNMGFEIAMQAAGIRLIRTQVGDRYILERMLKNGYNLGGEQSGHLIFLDHTTTGDGILSALQVLAVMKRKEKPLSELAAVMTTLPQVLVNVTVEKRKDLDSSPAVRKAIADAERKLAGKGRVLVRFSGTQSLCRVMVEGPSQKEITAMANELAELIRKNMK is encoded by the coding sequence ATGGCAGAGACGGAAAGAACGCTGTTCGGCACCGACGGGATTCGGGGTGTCGCCAACCGTCACCCCATGACGCCGGCGCTCATGCTTCGGGCCGGCATGGCCGTTGCGAGCCTCTACCGCAACGCCGCCCGCAGGCACCGCATTCTCATCGGCCGTGACACGCGGCTCTCCGGCCCCATGATCGAGGATGCCCTCGCGGCGGGGATCTGCTCCATGGGCGTCGACGCGCTGACCGTGGGGGTGCTCCCCACGCCCGCGGTGGCCTTTCTCACCCAGGACATGAAGGCGGACGCCGCCATCATGATCTCGGCCTCCCACAATCCCTTCGAGGACAACGGGATCAAGATCTTCCAGGGCAACGGCCTCAAGCTCCCCGATGCCGCCGAGGCGCGCATCGAGGCCCTCATGGCCTCCGGCAGCCTCGGCGAGTCGGCGCCGTCCGGCGCCTCGATCGGCCGCACGAGGGAGATTGCCGGGGCCGAGGGGCGTTACGCCGTGTTCCTGAAGAACGCCTTCCCCAAGACCCTCTCGCTGGAGGGGCTCCGGGTGGTCGTCGACTGCGCACACGGCGCGGGGTACCGCATTGCCCCGCTCGTCCTCGAGGAGCTGGGTGCCGAGGTGATCCCCATCGCCAACAGCCCCGACGGAAAGAACATCAACCTCAAGTGCGGGGCCACTCACCCCGATGCCGTCGCCGCGGCGGTCCGCAGGCACAGGGCCCACGCGGGGATCGCGCTCGACGGCGACGCCGACCGCGTGATCTTTGCCGACGAGAAGGGCGGCGTCGTCGACGGCGATCACCTGATGGCGATCTGCGCGCTCGACATGAAGGCTCGGCGGCAGCTCAGGAAGAACACCGTCGTGGCCACCGTGATGAGCAACATGGGCTTCGAGATCGCCATGCAGGCGGCCGGCATCAGGCTCATCCGCACGCAGGTGGGTGACCGATACATCCTGGAGCGCATGCTGAAGAACGGGTACAACCTCGGGGGAGAGCAGTCCGGGCACCTCATCTTCCTCGATCACACGACGACGGGCGACGGGATCCTGTCGGCGCTGCAGGTCCTCGCCGTGATGAAACGGAAAGAAAAGCCCCTGTCAGAGCTGGCCGCTGTCATGACGACCCTGCCGCAGGTGCTGGTCAACGTCACCGTGGAGAAACGGAAGGATCTCGATTCGTCCCCCGCCGTCCGCAAGGCCATCGCCGATGCCGAGAGGAAGCTCGCCGGCAAGGGGCGGGTCCTGGTGCGTTTCTCGGGAACCCAGTCCCTGTGCCGCGTCATGGTCGAGGGCCCGTCGCAGAAGGAGATCACGGCCATGGCCAACGAGCTCGCGGAGCTGATCCGGAAGAACATGAAATGA
- a CDS encoding NTP transferase domain-containing protein: MKTEGRAFATLILAAGKGTRMKSDLVKILHPVAGRPMLDYVLSLAEQLGSSRIAVVIGHQAELVEARYANRGLTFVYQREQLGTGHAVLQAAGAFEGYRGTILILCGDVPLLQTATVSGLMEHHRAAGAAVTVLTTLLDDPSGYGRVVKDDGGNVLGIVEHRDATEAQRRIREINTGIYCAENPFLFDAVREIGNDNAQGEYYFTDIFAIARRRGVRTASVVAPDPGEVMGINSPEDLDRATKIVQERLQEKLKDSR, encoded by the coding sequence ATGAAGACGGAAGGCAGAGCGTTTGCGACGCTGATCCTTGCGGCCGGCAAGGGCACGCGGATGAAATCGGACCTGGTGAAAATCCTCCACCCCGTGGCCGGAAGGCCGATGCTGGACTACGTCCTCAGCCTCGCCGAGCAATTGGGCTCCTCCCGCATCGCCGTCGTCATCGGCCACCAGGCCGAGCTGGTGGAGGCGCGCTACGCCAACCGCGGCCTCACGTTCGTCTACCAGCGCGAGCAGCTCGGCACCGGCCACGCCGTGCTGCAGGCCGCAGGCGCGTTCGAGGGTTACCGGGGAACGATCCTGATCCTCTGCGGCGACGTGCCCCTGCTGCAGACCGCAACGGTCAGCGGGCTGATGGAGCACCACCGCGCCGCCGGGGCGGCCGTCACGGTTCTGACGACTCTCCTCGATGACCCATCCGGCTACGGCAGGGTCGTGAAGGACGACGGGGGCAACGTGCTGGGCATCGTGGAACACCGCGATGCCACGGAGGCGCAGAGGAGGATCCGCGAGATCAACACGGGGATCTACTGCGCCGAGAACCCTTTTCTCTTCGATGCGGTCCGCGAGATCGGCAACGACAACGCCCAGGGGGAGTACTACTTCACGGACATCTTCGCCATCGCCCGCCGCAGGGGGGTCCGCACGGCCTCCGTCGTCGCGCCCGACCCCGGCGAGGTCATGGGCATCAATTCGCCCGAGGACCTCGACCGGGCCACAAAGATCGTGCAGGAGCGGCTGCAGGAGAAGCTCAAGGACAGCCGGTGA
- a CDS encoding HlyC/CorC family transporter: MSEFFLVPLILGCIALEGLFSGGEIALISADIHRIRQRAEAESRPAAIALRLLENPEWFLTTCLMGTNLCVITSTALATSFFMQILGPARGEWVSVAVMIPSILIFGEIVPKSYFRHRAENKAVLIAPFIWAASWVFWPFVFAISKIARGALYALAGQRGRLSLPYITKDGLKYLLHEEAVQTDVKRSEKEMVDRIFDFSETSVGRVMVPLSNVAAIGEEAAFGDAARLFSETGFSRVPVYQGSVINVIGIVHAFDVLKDMPASASRPVRAAMRQALFVPVSKPIDDLLPEMQRRGEPMAVVVDEYGGAVGIVTIEDILEEIVGDIRDEYDKRERDVRRLAPGRYLVNARIGIKRLQEVVPLRLPEGPYETLAGYLLHQIGRIPRRLEQFHAGGIQYVIEDADVKSIKQVQIILPAGTAAAKKEDGPAEQPKGA; encoded by the coding sequence GTGAGCGAGTTCTTCCTGGTCCCGCTGATCCTGGGCTGCATCGCCCTGGAGGGGCTGTTCTCCGGCGGGGAGATCGCCCTCATCTCCGCCGACATCCACCGCATCCGCCAGCGGGCGGAGGCCGAGTCCCGGCCGGCGGCGATCGCCCTGAGGCTGCTCGAAAACCCGGAGTGGTTTCTGACCACGTGCCTGATGGGGACGAACCTTTGCGTCATCACCAGCACGGCCCTGGCCACATCGTTCTTCATGCAGATCCTCGGGCCGGCCCGGGGCGAGTGGGTCTCCGTGGCCGTCATGATCCCCTCGATCCTGATCTTCGGCGAGATCGTGCCGAAGAGCTATTTCCGACACCGCGCCGAGAACAAGGCCGTCCTCATCGCCCCCTTCATCTGGGCGGCCTCGTGGGTCTTCTGGCCCTTCGTCTTCGCGATCTCGAAGATCGCCCGCGGCGCCCTGTACGCGCTGGCCGGTCAGAGGGGGAGGCTCTCCCTTCCCTACATCACCAAGGACGGGTTGAAGTACCTCCTGCACGAGGAGGCCGTTCAGACCGACGTCAAGCGCTCGGAGAAGGAGATGGTCGACCGCATCTTCGACTTCTCCGAAACGAGCGTCGGCCGCGTCATGGTCCCTCTCTCGAACGTGGCGGCCATCGGCGAGGAGGCCGCCTTCGGGGATGCGGCGCGGCTTTTCTCCGAGACCGGCTTCTCCCGGGTTCCGGTCTATCAGGGCAGCGTGATCAACGTGATCGGGATCGTGCATGCCTTCGATGTCCTCAAGGACATGCCGGCCTCGGCCTCGCGGCCCGTCCGCGCGGCGATGCGCCAGGCGCTCTTCGTGCCGGTCAGCAAGCCCATCGACGACCTCCTGCCGGAGATGCAGCGCCGCGGCGAGCCGATGGCCGTGGTGGTCGACGAGTACGGCGGCGCCGTGGGCATCGTGACGATCGAGGATATCCTCGAGGAGATCGTGGGCGACATCCGCGATGAGTACGACAAGCGCGAGCGGGACGTGCGCAGGCTCGCCCCCGGACGGTACCTGGTGAACGCCCGGATCGGCATCAAGAGGCTGCAGGAGGTCGTCCCCCTGCGCCTGCCGGAGGGCCCGTACGAGACGCTCGCCGGCTACCTGCTGCACCAGATCGGCCGGATCCCGCGCAGGCTGGAGCAGTTCCACGCAGGCGGAATCCAGTATGTCATCGAGGATGCCGACGTGAAGTCGATCAAGCAGGTGCAGATCATCCTTCCCGCGGGAACCGCAGCTGCAAAGAAAGAGGATGGGCCGGCCGAGCAGCCGAAAGGGGCATGA
- a CDS encoding HlyC/CorC family transporter — protein sequence MDPYVTFKLVLMGLCLLLSGFFSSSEAALFSLTPLHLHKMREERFPFFSTVERLLETPRRLLVTILAGNEAVNVILSATATALFISLYGEQGKWLTVAAVSPLLFLFGEAAPKIFGKTYSMRLSSFVAPLMALVQKVEFPLVWLLEKISLFILGPLRERQPTEGEALMENEFRSLVDAGHQEGILDEGQRDLIHRVFDLADTPVCDIMTPRVDMFCLSISESPAAMRQKIIEQGYSRIPIVGTGPDDIVGVLYARDLLGLMAEGRSPQSVEPLLRKAYFVPEERSAEQVLRDFQKRNMHLAFVVDEYGGISGLVTMEDILEELFGDIYDERDTRERPFHRIDEKTLTVSGALSINAFNEAAGTAIPSQDFGTIGGYVLHLFGALPARGDRVTADGLTFVVRKIRGTRILSLRVTRQEDVYP from the coding sequence TTGGACCCCTACGTCACATTCAAACTCGTCCTGATGGGACTCTGCCTGCTCCTGTCGGGTTTCTTCTCGTCCTCCGAGGCCGCCCTTTTCTCCCTGACGCCCCTTCACCTGCACAAGATGCGGGAAGAGCGCTTTCCCTTCTTCTCCACCGTCGAGAGGCTGCTCGAGACGCCGCGGCGGCTGCTGGTCACCATCCTGGCGGGCAACGAGGCCGTCAACGTCATCCTGTCGGCCACGGCCACGGCCCTGTTCATCAGCCTCTACGGCGAGCAGGGCAAGTGGCTGACCGTCGCCGCCGTGAGCCCGCTGCTGTTCCTGTTCGGCGAGGCCGCCCCGAAAATCTTCGGCAAGACCTACTCCATGCGGCTCTCCTCGTTCGTGGCGCCGCTGATGGCCCTCGTGCAGAAAGTGGAGTTCCCGCTGGTCTGGCTCCTGGAGAAGATCTCCCTGTTCATCCTCGGGCCCCTGCGGGAAAGGCAGCCGACGGAGGGTGAGGCACTCATGGAAAATGAGTTTCGCAGCCTCGTCGACGCGGGGCACCAAGAGGGGATCCTGGATGAAGGCCAGCGGGACCTGATCCACCGGGTCTTCGACCTGGCCGACACGCCCGTCTGCGACATCATGACCCCGAGGGTCGACATGTTCTGCCTGTCGATATCCGAGAGCCCCGCGGCCATGCGGCAAAAAATCATCGAGCAGGGCTACTCGCGCATCCCCATCGTCGGAACGGGTCCCGATGACATCGTCGGGGTCCTCTACGCGAGGGATCTGCTGGGGCTGATGGCGGAAGGCAGATCGCCGCAATCGGTGGAGCCCCTGCTGCGCAAGGCCTACTTCGTTCCCGAGGAGCGCAGCGCCGAGCAGGTTCTGCGGGATTTCCAGAAGCGCAACATGCACCTGGCCTTCGTCGTGGACGAGTACGGGGGCATCTCGGGCCTTGTCACGATGGAGGACATCCTGGAAGAGCTCTTCGGGGACATTTACGACGAGCGGGACACGCGCGAGAGGCCGTTCCACCGAATCGACGAGAAAACCCTGACGGTCTCGGGCGCCCTCTCGATCAACGCCTTCAACGAAGCAGCCGGCACCGCCATCCCGTCGCAGGACTTCGGGACCATCGGCGGCTACGTGCTGCATCTCTTCGGCGCCTTGCCCGCGCGGGGGGATCGGGTCACCGCCGACGGGCTGACTTTCGTCGTGCGGAAAATCCGGGGGACGCGGATCCTGAGCCTCCGTGTGACACGGCAGGAGGATGTATACCCGTGA